The Cryptomeria japonica chromosome 9, Sugi_1.0, whole genome shotgun sequence DNA segment gcctcgggtgGGGAACTCCCCCAATGTcagcccgtgatgaaattcaaatccacaacATGTATTTAAAGGTcattcgtcctctcattttcataagtgaaATTTagataaggtcatgttgcataagtgatcaagcattcaagcattcaagcatttttttccagcattgagcattctcaagtctccattcaaggctaggtgttgcattcaagtcaaggattcaaccattgaagaggatattgattccaacatacaattccacacatgcatttctatcaaaattgctactacaacctcccttgaggtgatttataattcagtctttcatttacatctacttgcaagtactttctttcattacttggttaattccaaaactggggtttgacctaaaggcaaacctccaatcccaacccattttcctctcttttatgtatgTAGGTTACAGTTGCACAGCTGTATTTTTGAATTCattgtagaggcaaaaaaacccttttcgtttcgcggattttttggaggaccgtgtacattcccgccacagtccggacaacttttcctcaaattcgcaggacgacttcgtctcgacattttactgccagatccaggtgcacaacttcatcccatattccaatctcgagttataatcaattctttgtcacttttgcactacataattcaatcaattcctttccatttcaaataaggaagagaggatcaacttagcattcccaattcatttagaattcaatctaccatctttgtgtggagagatagaatctagtgaattatcttctcccccttcctaatgtaatggtgaaaagcgtttgaatggtaatcaatagtgaagctctcatctctctttgagggaaagggtagtttccttcttgatttatcattcaccattttcccaccattacaatttGAAAGGGATATTAATGCATATATTAATCAAAGTCTTCCACAAATCTATTTAATTTTAACAAATGCATTTAGAGCTTAAATATTTAACTAAAACCTTAGATTTAGATATATACTCTCATGTTAATAACTTTTCACCCTTTTCTACAAACCTAAATATATCTCCTTATGTTCGTACAAAAAAATAAAACCAAATATGATAGGTTAAGTTCACCCCTAAAGAAAAATTGTAGAATTAAATATACTTTATCAAACCTATCAAAAATTAGATTTGGCCCCAAATTTTAAAATAACAAGGATAACCTAGAATATCTTTATGATATTTCATGAATATAACAATAACTAAGATTTGTAGCGATATCCAATGGTTGGAACAAGTTTCCTGAAACTTACCCTATATTAGTGGGTTAGAAATACAACACAAAATACAACTATAATAgcaaaataaataagaaaatgcAAAGCTTACTACCACAACAACTATAAGTGGCATGCATACTCAATATTATCAATATCTACCACCATTAAAGTCCAATATATGACCTCTAGGTGAGATAGCTCCTTTGGCAAAGAGGGTTTTTATCTAAAATTGTGTGAGATCTCCCTGGTTTTCATCCTTCAACCTCCAATAGATCTATATTTTTTTGTCCTCAAATCCAAGCATTTGAACACAAATGctcaaaacaattttcaaattaagGTTATTTTTATCATCCTCTTGTTCAAGctcaaattttttaatatttatagaaAGAATGTTGAATCCTACATTAAATGCCAATATCTCATGTCAAGTATGCAACAAAGAATGACCATACCTAATGGGTGTCATTTTTCCCTTAAATTGTGCTTGAAATCATGTCATGTGCGCTTGGATGTACCTAAGAGGCATAAAGTAATTTTTTTGTAATTTGAATATGTCCTCTACAATGATGGTGAGAGGCCCCATGGGGTTTGAATTCTAACCACTACATTAATAGCAACAAGGGTTGCTTTCTTTGTTCGCATCACTAGAGGTGCATATGGATCGACGCCCTAAAGATTAAAGAATGTTTTATTGGTAAGACAAAACCCTTTCTAGAAATTTTTATGTTGGATTTGATCATTAATGGTGCTCTAAGATAAACAAGAAGGTAGGTGAAATGAACAATGCAAAATAGACAAGAGTATCAAAGTTCACAATTTGGAGATACTTCATGGTTGTTAGCACTAgtgaaaaatcaaattttgggcAAGAGGCATAACAACAAGGACAATTCTAAAACTCTAGCAAGGTAAGGGAATAGAGTagggttaaatcaactccaacATCCCAATAGAAGAAGGGAATGAAGGTGGGGGATGGATTtgaaatatgtctagatgcataaGTTTGACACTTCAATAGGCATAAAGGAAAAACAAAGTTCGATGGAAAGGCATGTTAGGATGGTGAAGTTTGAAAGTTCAATGTGACCAAGGAAAAGTCAATCTTAGATTGAAAGGCATGCCTAGAAGAGGAACCATAAACCTTCAACAATTGACAATTGACAAACAATTAGAAGATCGAATATGACACCATACTTACTTAGGGGACCTTAGATAGGCATAGGGGAAATAAGAGGAAGAGCGCACAAAAAGTTGGACTATGAGAGACATGACAAATAGGAAATAGGTATTTTGATCCATAACACAAGTTATTacaaaaaggggacatgacatgaCATTGTAGTTGATACAAGGATTGGATCATGGATTAGAATGGGATTAAtgttcaaatcaagaaaataacccAATTGGACTAGTATTGTGTACACATAAGCAAAGGTTAAGAGCATAGAATAGGGTTAGGTACAAGAAAGGTTACATATGcatgcccaaatccacacaaatatACACCATTTGTAAGTAAATGTTTCTTTATTTTACCTCACTAGCTATTAAAAGATAGATGATTTAATTTATCAAGTGCAACTAGTTCATGACCAAAAGCCATTATTCTTCATTTTTACATCTCAAAGAACATTCTAGAGTTGGATCATATGGGTCatcactttgcaaaaatatttttaaCCTACTAAATATACAAGGCATAGGGAACCAAAACATAAGAGTATAAGAGATCATAACTCTTGGACATAAACTTTTAAAATTGGAAATGGGGGAGAGATAGAGAAACATTTCACTGTCAAGGAAAACCATAAGAGTTGGCAATTTAAAGTCTAACACTAAACACAAATCTTGTTATGGAGATGTCAACATCCAAGTCATTTAGTATTATACCCTTAATCCTAGAGTATACATATGGTTATGGGTAGTTGGCTTGTGACTACCTTAACTCCTAATTGAGTCATATTATCAATATTATAGTGCTTTAGTTATTTAGGTCGGCCTAGGTGATATCCTAGGCATAAGTAGGGTGTATATAGCAAGTAGTGAGTCTTATTTCATCATCAAATTGTGAAGTATGTTCTCATTGGAGACATTTGGGGGTCGCCTTCAAAGTGGTTTGTTAATTTCAGCTATCATAACTCATTTACAGCATATTCCATATTATCTTCTTCATgtgtgcaagttatttcattacatTTAGGGATCAATTTCAAGCCcactttaattttattattagtcCCCACTTCTCTTTAAGGGATCTCCTATTAAAGGATGTTGAGATGATTAATAATAGTTATTAATTGTTACAACATATTGTAGGTTCTTTGTGTAAATTAAGATGTGAGAAAATGTTTCAAGAAGATCTCTCCCTTCTTTGCATGAAGGAAGTGATGGCATTCAAGTAAAATTGGCACAGTTAATGAAAGGCAAATCTAGGTTATCAACAAAGATATTTTCATTAAGGTCTCCAAGGGCACATACTTGTTTGTTAACTATGTTAGTACTTAATGAAGATTTTTTTCCTTTAGTTTAGTGTAGCCTCTAAGTTGACCATCCTAAACAATTGATTACCAAAATCTTCCtaaatcaaaatgaaaaaaaagattTAAAAAGGTTTTGATACCAAGCTAATGTATTCTAGGACATTAGAAGTCATTAGAAAGAGAAAAGAGGTTTCAACAAGCCTAGCTAATATATTCATCTAAAATTTTAAATATGAAACAAGTCAAAAGAATCCGACTTGAGTTGTGTAATATCATGCACACACAAATGCATGATTATTCCTAGGTAAAAGAAACCCAATCTAACCTTGAACACACTATTTTATCATTCAAATTTTGCTCCATAGATGCAAGATTCTATCAATTGGTTGTTCAAATGCTCCTTGACATTGTAATGAGGATCCATGGACCAAATTGTAAGTTGTGTTTTTGTCATCTAGCTTTCTTAGGATCTTAGGAAAAGAACAAGCAGTAATTGGACTGTAATATGTTCTAGCTTTGTTTCAAATTGCATCTAAAGTGCAATTCATATCTACTCATAATGTTCAACACAAAAAGGTTATTGCAAGTATCTAGGTTGTTGGGATTTTTTTCTTGTATTATGCCGTCTTtctggttcactttggtaatgaatGACACATTGTGTGGTGTTGCTCGAATTTTCCTCCTTCTCAACTTGAACTAAATACAAAATAAAGCAATAACAAAAACTACTGACTGATATACATCAATATTTTTAGTCAAGTATATGATCACATAAATGTCAAGCTAGTGAATATCCAGTTCTGCCATATTGGAAAACCGTATGGATCAAATGCTCGAAAACTGATTGTGTAATGTAAGTTGACATAAGCATAAAATAATACAATTAATCCAAACAAAAGAACTATATAAAATGACCAAGGTAGGAGTGAAAAATCATCAAGAGATGCTCTCCCCATCATCTCCGGGCATTGGATTGATTGCAAGCCCTTCTCTCGCAGTTCTTGTTGTAAGCATCTTTCCATTTCTTCTAATGTGTTTCTCCccttttctttttaattttctccACCCTCTCCAGCTTTCCATTCCAGTCATTGAtggatttttagaaaaaaaatcaaTATCATGACACTACCATGACATCATAAAGAAGGGCCAAATATGCCTTCATTATACATAGTCAGTGAAACATATTGCATGCTATACATTTGATTTTCAAAGTGAACAGCATGGCCATTATCACTGCGGGTTTGATGTAGTGCACCTTATATAGTGCAAGCTTATTTTTGCAAGTTGCTTTGCTTGGCATCACCAATAATCTCCGCAAGAACATTGCCCCTGTTTGAAATGATGAAACCGGTTTGCATCCCTCACAACAATTTGTCTTGCAACAATCTTGGAGATGAACTTGGTTGCAGTGTGGCAGTCAACGCACACTCGAAGGTTTTTGACAACTCTAATAGTTGTTCCACGGGGTGTGTTTAACAATCCAAATGCAATTGCCAACTTCTCACTATGGTGGAAGACAAAAAATTCTTTTTCCTCCTCCTCCACATCACTCAGTACATGTTCTGAATCTGGAATATACCCTGCTGCCTTCATCTCCCACGACAATTTCTCTAACTTAACATAAATTTCTTGTGTCTGTGGGTGTGATCTGTCTCCTACACAGAAAGCATGTACTGTTTTATGGCCTTCAATCCAACTACACCCAGGGCTCTTTCTAACCCCCTTATCTTTCATCAATCTCCTTATTATTTGAACCTCACCCCACCTGCCTGCTTCTGCATAGATGTTTGACAGAAGAACATAAGTTCCGGCACTTTCAGGATTCAGCTCAAAAAGAAGATTTGCTGTAAATATTCCTAACACTAAATTTTTATATGCTCTACAAGCACCAAGCAAGCACGTCCACACAATCACCACAGGTTGAATTGGCATTTTGATAATTAAGTTTAGAGTTTCTTCAAGATGGCCAGCGCGGCTAAGAAGGTCGACCATGCACACATAATGATCAATTGTAGGTTTTATGCAATAAGAGTCAGTCATGCTATTGAAGTATTTACAGCCCTCATCCACTAAACCTACATGGCTGCATGCTAATAAAACACAATCGAAGCTTACATGGTCAGGGTTTGTTCCAGATTGCTTCATTAGTTTAAAGAGTTTTAGAGCATCCTTACAGaagccattttgtgcatatcctgcaatcataacaTTCCATGAGATCACACTTCTTTGAGGTAATTTGTCAAAGAGTTCACATGATttgtgtatgcttccacatttggCATACATGTCTATCAGGGAACTTGCAACTACAGAATCTGACAAAAATCCACTCTTTATTATGCTTTGATGAAGGCCCATACCCTCTAACAAAGttcccattttcgcacaggctggGAGAATACTGGCAAAGGTTGTGCAATCCGATtttacacctgctaattgcatctgcttaaaaaatttcaaggcttcttcaacaaatccattttgtgaacATCCTGCAAtaattgcagtccatgagaccacattttttttaggcattttgtcaaacaggtAACATGCATTGTGTaatcttccacattttgcatacatgtctaccagggcatttGCAACTACGATATCTGACAAAAAAACCCTTTCAATTATGCTTCGATGGATGTTtctaccttgttccaaagctcccacttTGGCACATACTGGAAGGATGCAGGCAAAGGTTATGGAATCTGTCTTTCCACCTGCCAATTCCATATGTTTCAAAGTTTCCAAAGCCTTCTCAGGAAATCCGTTTtgagcatatcctgcaatcatcgcattccatgagaccacatttttttGCGGTATTTCTTTAAAAAGCGTTAAAGCCTCATCAATaaaaccattttgtgcatatcctgcaatcatagaaTTCCATGAGACCACGTTTTTTtcaggcattatgtcaaatagttgaCGTGCCTTGTGTATGCTTCCACACTTTGTATAAGTATCAACCAGGGcatttgcaactacaacatctgacaaaaatcccatttccattatgttttgatgaatgtccatactgtTTTCTAATACTCCAATTTTGGCACAAGCTTGCAGGGTGCTGACAAAGGTTGTGGAATCTGGCTTTATACCTGCCAatcgcatttgcttgaaagttttcaaGGCACTCTGAACATAGCCATTTTGTACACATCCTGAAATCATTGTAGTCCATGAGATCAGATTTTTTCCAGGCCTTTTCTCAAATAGTCGATATGCCTTGTGTATGCTGCCACATTTTGCGTACATATCTACTAGGACATTTGCAACAACGACATCTACCGAAAATCCTCTTTCCATTATGAttcgatggatgtccataccctgttgtaaagctcccattttcgcacaggctggaaggatgctggcaaaggttgtggagtttgactttacacctgccaattgcatatGTCTAAAAGTTTCCAAGgctttttcaacaaatccattttgtgcatatcctgctatcattgtattccatgagataACATTTCTTTGAGGCGTTTCTTTGAAAAGATTAAAAGCCTCATCAAGAAAACCATTCTGTGCATATCCtccaatcatggcattccatgagaccacatttttatcaggcattatgtcaaacagttcatatgccttgtgtatgcttccacattttgcatacatatctatcAATGCATTTGTAACTAAAACATCAGATGAAAATTCACTTTCCAATATTCTTTGATGGATGTTCATTCCCAGTTTCAAAGCTCCCACTTTGCCACAAGCTGATAGAATACTGGCAAAGGTTATGGAGACTGGTGTTACgcctgctaattgcatttgcttaaaagtttcaAAGGCTTTTTCAACAAAACAATTTTGTGAATATCCTGCAATCATCACATTCCATGATAcgacatttctttgaggcatttcttTGAAAAGTCTTAA contains these protein-coding regions:
- the LOC131079692 gene encoding pentatricopeptide repeat-containing protein At1g08070, chloroplastic; this encodes MTIKPLLRANRAGVLYCHCGTSKLNNNAHFQRFSCTDTMPISVPSTANFNLYLNLRALCREERLKDALHILLTAHKTPVNSSTYLLLLQTCISKKALAEGKQIHSHINERQYKFTTDRILQNTLIQMFDKCGSLVDARHVFDQMTERDVCSWNMIIAAYKRHGYPHEAMTLFHQMQQIGVQPDQFTFANALQACAKLRALEQGLDIYQSIVESGFLSDDIVANALLHMYAKCGSIHKARELFNKMPRKNVVSWTAMVAGYVQNGVLDEALRLFKEMPQRNVVSWNVMIAGYSQNCFVEKAFETFKQMQLAGVTPVSITFASILSACGKVGALKLGMNIHQRILESEFSSDVLVTNALIDMYAKCGSIHKAYELFDIMPDKNVVSWNAMIGGYAQNGFLDEAFNLFKETPQRNVISWNTMIAGYAQNGFVEKALETFRHMQLAGVKSNSTTFASILPACAKMGALQQGMDIHRIIMERGFSVDVVVANVLVDMYAKCGSIHKAYRLFEKRPGKNLISWTTMISGCVQNGYVQSALKTFKQMRLAGIKPDSTTFVSTLQACAKIGVLENSMDIHQNIMEMGFLSDVVVANALVDTYTKCGSIHKARQLFDIMPEKNVVSWNSMIAGYAQNGFIDEALTLFKEIPQKNVVSWNAMIAGYAQNGFPEKALETLKHMELAGGKTDSITFACILPVCAKVGALEQGRNIHRSIIERVFLSDIVVANALVDMYAKCGRLHNACYLFDKMPKKNVVSWTAIIAGCSQNGFVEEALKFFKQMQLAGVKSDCTTFASILPACAKMGTLLEGMGLHQSIIKSGFLSDSVVASSLIDMYAKCGSIHKSCELFDKLPQRSVISWNVMIAGYAQNGFCKDALKLFKLMKQSGTNPDHVSFDCVLLACSHVGLVDEGCKYFNSMTDSYCIKPTIDHYVCMVDLLSRAGHLEETLNLIIKMPIQPVVIVWTCLLGACRAYKNLVLGIFTANLLFELNPESAGTYVLLSNIYAEAGRWGEVQIIRRLMKDKGVRKSPGCSWIEGHKTVHAFCVGDRSHPQTQEIYVKLEKLSWEMKAAGYIPDSEHVLSDVEEEEKEFFVFHHSEKLAIAFGLLNTPRGTTIRVVKNLRVCVDCHTATKFISKIVARQIVVRDANRFHHFKQGQCSCGDYW